In the genome of Rhopalosiphum padi isolate XX-2018 chromosome 1, ASM2088224v1, whole genome shotgun sequence, the window tctCACTTGTTGATGGTTTAGTTATTGAAATTGCATTCTTGACTTCTTTAGtcgttattgtaaaatttatattattaccggtttttttttctaaaacttgGAATATTGAACGCATAGCCTGCATTGCTGTTTCTTTACATACAAGTCTTATATCTGAACCAGAATAACCATTAgtttcctaaaaaaaatataggaattatattgtatactattattgtagcAATTCTTTATAACATACTTGAGCAAGACTATCACTATCAATATCACATTTGATATACTTATGTTTTTGTAACATTTCCGATAGATAGTATACAAACATATCTTTTCTAGCTTGAACATCTGGCAAGTCAACAAAAATACGTTTTTCAAGACGACGAAAAATTGCAGGATCTAGTTccctttgataataataatagcgtatgtataaaaacattaagaataagtgtatataatacatggatttttactatgtaggtactttactgtatatttattatatacctataggtattttatatatgtcAATACTCAATAGGTATATAGCCAAGGATACACCACGAAAATTGTAAttcgaatatatattataacttggaATACCTATCAATGGCGGTTTTGAGGGTGAGGCAAAGCGCCTCACCTAAAATGTTGtggtaaataatacttaaaatgagAACTTCTTGGTTTATTAATAGCACATATTtcgctaataatttttaacatatttatgattttatttgagtaaaaatcTTCTTCATTTCactttaatatgaattattatttattaaattattgtacctatcattccatatttccatgtttattattgaaaaatatcaataaaccgATAAGAAATACACGAAATAATTAGTACGTAAACGAACGCCGGTATTTCAGCGTATTTCCAATGACGTCAGAGagggttttatataatatgtactgaaAATAGATCTACTATTATAGTCATCCCACAGCCACGACTACGGGCACTGCGGCACGTTcaataaaaaactaaacaatcaattgttattgttgtaatacatatgtatatgttactataactatatataataactatttttatatttttaaattccattcaaactgtttaatttttgtaatgataGGGGGGTGGTCGGTGGGGTATACATAATTCGCctcactaaaaaaaataaaaaaatacaaccaaAACCGCCactggtaggtacctatttgaaTCAAACCCTAGGGTTTTTCTAgatgcttatattattattattgtgtttaaatagaaattttttaGTACAATGTAAAGCTACATTTtctatacctattggctattccAGAGGAAGTacctaaatttgtttatttgattattgGTTACTGTTGGTACGAGGTAcgtctttttttaaaaaaagttaaaattcaatACCTACATTTACTAGGTATAGGTAGTTATGCACATtgtaagtacataaaatattaaaatattctatagatcataattattattttatattaaaatatcattataaaagtttaaaatgtattatctatataatatgtacatatgtaattaataattatttcctcTTTTTTCCCTTGCTCTTTGTATAAAACACAATAAGCAATCTATGACCCATATCacataaatagaatatatatactatataggtataaataagtatatggtatagtattataaagttatacattataacacctaaattagttataatttaaaaaaagagaaGAAGTCATCCTGCATTTCTGCCTACTTATCTACTTATATTGTTGTACTTGAATAATtggatttgttaattttttctcGTATACGCCTATATTGCCTTTCTCGTTGTTCCTTTCCAAATCTAAatttcaatatacatatacctacatcgtataattttaaatatacatgctattatatataactatataagtataataatactcgtGAATGTGTAGGTACAACCgcccataataattattttaattgattattatcattatgttaaatctttaatataaaaatgtatgtggcCCTAAAGGACTttcctaaattaatattaggcccttttcaaaattataattaaaggatttaaataattgaataatgtaaCGATGGCTCCCCATTGTAGTCAATGGCTAAAAAGAGTGTCATCATTAGAATCTcagtgtatatataaatgtatgttattctATACATATTCAATTATTCACACAATTTCctacattataaaatagtcaTCTCTGACTAATATAGCGTTATGTCTTTTATAAACAAAACTGTGCTATTTACTCGAACCGTCGTACCCATTGACCATCGACCGGATCCCTACAACGACACTCTCTCGGCGTATGCCTCCGTCGGTGGTCATGTGTGACGAGTGATaggttcattataatatgttatatttcaaataataaaaataatctttaagtgttttaaatatatcaagtgtgttcttaattaatattaaactattaatatatttagccTATTTCTTACCCTTTGgttcaactataataattggTAAGCCTCCTTTTGGATTAGGGTAAGTAAATTTGTCATATATAAATCctcatatatatttgtgtatgtataatatatatatatatgataatgtaGTAAACTGGAGTGTATGcgtggtatttatatatatatatatattatatataatacacaaatgataaactataaatgattaaaaactataaataaaggAATATAAATTACGCACACGCACCCTATTTTTGCATCACTACAATAAAAAAGAGGAAGTATGTaaccgctctgctgtacagtagaTGTTGAATGAGCATTGTTATTGAGgagttatagttattagttactataatgtatttatgtatgtgttaaatttgaattaaaaactattCTGAACGAAGATCTGTCAgcctataatactaaatattacgtattgtaaattattcatattgctagttagttgaatttatttttaccaaaaacgtTGCATTTGAAAATGCCGTTCTGTCTATAGAACATAATAACATAGGAACCtatgttaaaactttaaaagtttcaagtaccctcaaataatatttttaaacaataataaaataactataatcgtTATATCCTTCGTTTAAATATCTAGGTTttgtccaaatttgaacttgaaatttCTATATAGGTTAAGGGTTAAGCACAACTAGAAAAACAATTGTTAAGTTTTCTTCTTTATATAAGAATTTAGgattgtgattattttttatgctatttgttttatgttactgtctaaatatatatgattatgaattatgattttacCACGGATGGTTTGACGTTGCCaacaaaaatattcgtttttctGAACGCAGGAGACCATccatatgtattaatatttcagaTGTTAGTCTACGTGAAGCTTCGTGGTCAATACGCTTCGATGCAATTGTATCTAACTcgtcaataaatattgtacttgGTGACATTTGTTCTGCCATTTCAAACATTACTTTAATAAGCTTTTCAGAATCCCCTCTCCATTTAGCAACAAGTGTACTAGGtgtgatattaaaaaatgtcgTTTTACATTCAGTCGCTACCGCTTTAGCAAGCAATGTTTTTCCTGaaaatagtgtttatttttaatatttacatatgtatatacatattaaaaaatagtaatttattaaatatgtatataatataatcacctGTACCAGGAGGACCATAAAATAACATTGCCGTCCACGGAGTACAAAGTCCAGTAAATAAGTCAGGATATTTTGTTGGTAGTACGATAGCCTCATCTAATAACTTCTTAGGCATCGAAAGTCCTTTAATATCTGACCATCTCACATTTGGATTAGTGACTAAAAtttcctttaaaatattttgtttggttATTCTTTATAAGACTCGTAGtaagtgaatttttaattattacttttgataTCATTTCAGCGTATACTCGCCATTCGTCCTTCCAATATCCGAGATCAATAGAAGGCAAACAATATTCATCCTCCAAAGattcattacaaatatttataggaGTTACTGTAATAAAAGTTGTGTCTATTGATTGAGTATCTTGTGAATGTtgatttgtatttgattttttacaaGTTTTGGTTTTATTTCTGGTAGCATTGTGAATATCAGATTTTGCAATATCCAACGATTTACTAATTTGTGGCTTTTTCTGataacgtaaaaaataataattttcgtatTCTATAAGAATAGTATCTAAGTCTATGTTATCACAAACCGCATGATGACTTGTATTTAAACAAGCTTCTTCTACTAATGTCGATGCcgtttttatgtacctaatttataaaaactatatgtaatgagtattcaaatatattaacgaataataattaatgcttCAATATTTCTCatgatattcaaaattattataatatatagctgttTTACaaggaataattttttttcggagGATTTCGGCCTTAGTATGCTTATGAAAAAGGAGTAGGTACTAGCcactaggtaggtacctaccttagttatttatttatatcaaaaatagacTGAGCCTTAAAAGACAATTTTACAGTGATACATAAAGCAGATACAGATGCAATCTAACTTCTAATCTATGAAATTACTAATgtagtaatatatgtatatataaaatagttgaaataaataaataaatatagaaaagtcAATTTATTAACGGTTGCATGAATAATGGATAATGATATAGTACAAATACTTATAGTATCATAACAAGTTTTTTGAACCTAAGGCTATagggtacctacctacctactgaTAAAAAATAGTCTTCTGCGGTtctactttttttcaaaaacatattttatgcagataaaatacattaacatttataatttaaaatattaaactataggtatctataatctATGTAGACATATAGTTCATTAGTCAATaccaataatactttataagtaGTCCATAAAATAcacttttatgttttatattataaaaaagaagataaaatattatttttaaaccacaaaaataagcataaaaaattatttgtttattaggtaggtacctaccctATTGTTGAGACTTGTGACtatgtatctatattaatttttaattattccttTGTAAATGGCCtaacaaatattcaatttataaattagtactACTATACttcacttaatattaattatgagcTAGAGTGTaattaacgatttttatttaaatttttaactatacaacgaatattcttaaatattttcagaCATGCTATTTCAATACTAATAACTTGATTAGATATTTCTAGACTTTAGTATTCTAATAAATTCTCAATACTTAAGAACTAATCAACAACAAACAATGCGGTATCAAAACAATCCAATTACGGTAAaccataaacatatatattatttaagaattgcTGATTATTTACttcttgttaaaatataatatatacagtgagTTTTAATttggtatacaattttataatgaaaaaataaaagagaTTTCATTATCccattatattactaataattagtaCATACATCTGCTAGGGAATATGGAGGTCCCGATCAATAATATGGCgtgtgtttacataatatatatacctacatacataatacataaataggtaaatatttaaaattaaaatacaaaaataattataatataagttctaaatatatatttatatttagtacttttatatattttttataatacatataagtattaaagAGGTTGCTAAGTACCTcataatcttatttattaattgtttactttttttacaACTACCACTGGtacgtatatataaacaattagatGTATACTTGACTATTCATACCCTTCGAATCTTAAAAAATTCTCTATCAAATAAAGGATTGACTTTTTTCTTTCttgtttcttctttttttcctgtgaatatatttttatacaaaacttgGTTAAAATTGTGCTTACATATAAGATCTGTTAGCAAAATTCCTGAACAcaagtattaactatataaaaataggtttatacgagtagttattaatttattattaatgattattccGCATGcgattttattatacaactgtACAAGATTGTTGAGAAATATATTAGGGGCAAGTAGAACgtcataaaagaaaaataacttcTCTATAattgaaacaattatatatttttatgtacaatgtacatattataataaagtttaactTTAAACTGTCACTGAAAATTAATTGTTAGTTATTAAACTATACACGCGTGAAAtgcgatattattatacgttttaaaaacgTTTCGTCGGTGTTcacatttaggtatattattagtcGTAATTTATAGCCCACTTAAATGAAtgggaattaaattatattataagttaaatattacatacctaatggctaatacctatataaagtatttttaattataacttataatatttcgaaacatgacataataataaaatttcaacaataataattaatatttaataagtataatattatacattattattattattattattattattattgttataatatttaaagagtataatattaattattagtaatgtAGTTGTATAgcagtattacattttattatagatttataactaataaatatgtgCGAATAGCGATAAAAAAGATTGTACCTTTTAACCAAAGCTATACCATGTCAACTTAAGTATAAGCTCAACTTATTTCGACTCAATggttattacttaatacttattagtgTGTATAAGCTAAAAATTAgctcatatagtcatatacgtataaaatatttataattataaattataatacatctttttcaatattttagaatCTACCACAATTTTAGAAACAATTCTGAGCGGAAACATTCTACCACTACCAGcctatataattaagtatatttcatgatatgtttgtaaaaaaaaaaaaaaattgattttgttaaaaattggatctgcgtaaaaattcctgttttatcttatttatttatttgtttatcccgattataaaaaaatacatactaggattttaattttaaccactctaaagtacaaactatattcatttttctattcaaaattaccctcaaagttaaaaattgaagcattttatcgAATACTTATCATACACGTATACACCATAcacagaaaaacaaaaaacagtacatcattgtgaaattaatacattcatcgctccgctaataatctaaaaatacctaaaatattgatcatatatatatttttaaataataattatataataaattaataactaacaattttattgtaatgtattaaaaggcaaaataatttttttttttaaattagtatgcCTCATATTAATACTACGCACCGTAATGACTCACTAAAAATCAACCATAAACCAGACCGACACTAACAGGAAATATCattctttataaaatgtaactgAATCAGAGAGTAGTAATAGTGGAAGAACGGAATATACCtaccttttatattattattatttatttattaacttatttttaaatattacttaaacattggtagaatttgtatacaattaattattataaatattgttatacaacaTGCAAGATTggcaaaaaaaacaaatgttggtgTTGTAATCATTTAAAAGAAACACCCAGTATATTATTTGGTTAAATAAcactgattatttttaatttgtaatcttcatagtattatttacatacatttataatgataaaggtaataactaataagtataagtttaataaaactcACATAATCGCGTCCTTGATGCGTACTGTTGTTTAATGAATCGCATCTTATCATTGTTACAAAACTttagttattttctttttataatgaaAGAACgtgaattgtttttttctcaacatactactattttatgaatacTTCATACCATCGATCACTCAcagttaataacatataaactataatattatttccatagCAACAATTTGCATCATGAATTCGTGTgcgtctattaaaatatttaaataaataatacttacatctttttatttatttatataatatataggtaattataggtaaatgaaaatgatttttttttttttaatattattttctataaacataaatatatttaactaaaaattttgaatatttttttaaatatttgctaAATTGGGTTCAATTATTTGTCATTATAACCATGTTCTTTTAAACAACGTACTACTTTTTTTATGAAGCCCCCgcctactaaaaataatatacgagtatttataCTCAGTATAAACCGGTTCAGTTTCTACTGCAGcagttatcagtttatcacattataatttttgtatacttaGATAGTTAGATACTCAGATACTTGTgattttgtaaatgtattaatatttattaatataaaaaaaaattatactctttatctaataataaatagtaataatatatattttttaaaacatattaagtattaatacttCTTTTTCACGGAATTTTCAATTAAGCTATTTTGTACACACATCAAATACtcaattacaaaaatgtaaatatttatcaacagaattttgttttatgaaaattttattaatttagtcgttattatttatgtagccAGTTGACAAGTATGACTGAACAGGTGGATGTTAAACTAAAAACGTGCCATTGGAAAAAtcaggtaaataaataaatttaattaatataggtatttaacttaattttaatatgaaatctaACCAAGTTACATTTAATAACttctaatcaatattatattaataacatttttgtttgcttattttttgagtttttcgCATTTTTTGAGaataccaattattttttaatataaccataatTTTACTGATTTTCCATTGTTAAGTATTAACTTATGGATAATTTCTTTGGAAAATTGTTTATAGTGTTAATTTTCCATAAACTGTTTGTACcggaaaaaacatatttatagttAGTATAACCATTAGTTAGGTAACTATctcgatttattaaaattaaattataaaaacaatcaatgatttatattttaatacattttaaacttttttaaaaccaatatatattatacttcgtGCGAAAGCTGTAcgattatgagttatgactataatataaactctTAAATGGTTCTTTTTAGTGTgcctaaataagtaaattaaaattttttataggtaaagCCCAAgtcataaaatcatttaaagttGTATAGTCCATTGTTAGTTTATATTTGAGATTGTATTATGTGTTGAACTGCGGATGGCTTTgatttattgtaggtataatacttaatagaatTGTATTGAAGGAGGTATTATATTTAGGTTAATTACACAGTGCTTGAATTGTAAAAATCTTGTcactttaaaaatcatttattatttactgagaACTTATgagtaatgataaattatttctaattataaatgcACAATACGCTTAAACATAGAGTAAGGATTTTTTCCATAAATTGgtcatatttatttgattcctcccctacaataaatcaacaataacaattcattaatatatattactaattaagttgcattaatttcatttttttattttcggatgcgtaatttattttcataatatcaatgataagcataatataaatcGACAAAGGTTTACATCTAAAGttttgatgattttatttttagtgttcaATGGGTATGGATACCAAATTAaccaacttataataataatacgaatggAAAAGGTGCTTGTAATCTAaggattttgatttaaatattttatttttattgtagataTCACGAATTaagatatcataaaaaaaagatattatctTAATTCATGGTAGATATCGACCCGACAACACATACTGATACTAATGCATACTATGTATAATAGCAAAATAAGTCAGTAAATAAATTACTGTCTTAGaacttaaaaactttaaatcgaAGAATTTTAAGAAGAATTTCTTTCAATTTGCTATGTTGAATCTTTGCAGGACGGAGAAAACACAagcgaaattttatttttgaactatacctattatttggatgtaatttattttgtcgatgtagcaataatattttcgtttatatattatatatagtactatttatggcaactaaaaatattgaacttcacAAATAGCTATTAAAGATgttacatgttattatttataattcataatcataAGACATGATCATCGTCCATCGAgcggtatattaataataaaaaaccggCTTTTATT includes:
- the LOC132932123 gene encoding katanin p60 ATPase-containing subunit A-like 2 isoform X2; the encoded protein is MYIKTASTLVEEACLNTSHHAVCDNIDLDTILIEYENYYFLRYQKKPQISKSLDIAKSDIHNATRNKTKTCKKSNTNQHSQDTQSIDTTFITVTPINICNESLEDEYCLPSIDLGYWKDEWRVYAEMISKEILVTNPNVRWSDIKGLSMPKKLLDEAIVLPTKYPDLFTGLCTPWTAMLFYGPPGTGKTLLAKAVATECKTTFFNITPSTLVAKWRGDSEKLIKVMFEMAEQMSPSTIFIDELDTIASKRIDHEASRRLTSEILIHMDGLLRSEKRIFLLATSNHPWELDPAIFRRLEKRIFVDLPDVQARKDMFVYYLSEMLQKHKYIKCDIDSDSLAQETNGYSGSDIRLVCKETAMQAMRSIFQVLEKKTGNNINFTITTKEVKNAISITKPSTSETDNNKYKIWQSQYSSC
- the LOC132932123 gene encoding katanin p60 ATPase-containing subunit A-like 2 isoform X1, with protein sequence MIRCDSLNNSTHQGRDYEKKKKQERKKSILYLIENFLRFEGYIKTASTLVEEACLNTSHHAVCDNIDLDTILIEYENYYFLRYQKKPQISKSLDIAKSDIHNATRNKTKTCKKSNTNQHSQDTQSIDTTFITVTPINICNESLEDEYCLPSIDLGYWKDEWRVYAEMISKEILVTNPNVRWSDIKGLSMPKKLLDEAIVLPTKYPDLFTGLCTPWTAMLFYGPPGTGKTLLAKAVATECKTTFFNITPSTLVAKWRGDSEKLIKVMFEMAEQMSPSTIFIDELDTIASKRIDHEASRRLTSEILIHMDGLLRSEKRIFLLATSNHPWELDPAIFRRLEKRIFVDLPDVQARKDMFVYYLSEMLQKHKYIKCDIDSDSLAQETNGYSGSDIRLVCKETAMQAMRSIFQVLEKKTGNNINFTITTKEVKNAISITKPSTSETDNNKYKIWQSQYSSC